From one Lycium ferocissimum isolate CSIRO_LF1 chromosome 7, AGI_CSIRO_Lferr_CH_V1, whole genome shotgun sequence genomic stretch:
- the LOC132064880 gene encoding protein ALP1-like codes for MNTQQRLAALLSSLISQLLLLLDLIFPSSNPLSITNSSFYDFLSPLLLHFLSTSETTATLSLIPFSRKRKRTHFSEPDAPSNDGLTRFKLGQIARPDSANPDTFKKFFNINSSTFDWLCGLLEPLLECRDPVDSPLNLSAETRLGIGLFRLATGANYSDISRRFDVSEPVAKFCVKQLCRVLCTNFRFWVGFPNSGELESVSTQFESISGIPNCSGVLCCVRFKVNEEIIAAQLVVDSSSRIISIIAGFRGDKTDFQVLKSSTLFQDIEKGTILMNSQALQINDVAVPQFFVGNGDYPLLNWLMLPFDEPVSHSNEEKFNNAINLMRLPAAKAVESLRNWGILSEPIEGEIKTAVASIGACSILHNMLLSREDYSAFCEDLSDHSFQKYQSSLSIPGDSVACAIRSALVTKATEFQLQKH; via the coding sequence ATGAATACTCAGCAGCGTTTGGCTGCTCTTCTTTCTTCCCTTATTTCtcaacttcttcttctccttgaCCTTATTTTCCCTTCTTCAAATCCTCTTTCAATTACCAATTcgtctttctatgattttctttcaccccttcttcttcatttcctttCCACTTCTGAAACAACCGCTACTCTTTCACTCATCCCTTTTTCAAGAAAACGAAAACGTACCCATTTCTCAGAACCCGATGCCCCGTCTAACGATGGTCTGACCCGGTTCAAACTCGGTCAAATCGCCCGACCCGACTCAGCCAACCCGGATACTTTCAAGAAATTCTTTAACATCAATTCTTCAACTTTTGATTGGCTTTGTGGGCTTTTAGAACCTTTACTTGAGTGTCGTGACCCTGTTGACTCGCCACTTAATCTATCTGCTGAAACTCGGCTTGGAATCGGGCTTTTTCGATTGGCAACCGGAGCTAATTATTCCGATATTTCGCGTAGATTTGATGTATCTGAACCTGTTGCTAAGTTTTGTGTTAAACAGTTATGTAGGGTGCTTTGCACTAATTTTCGTTTTTGGGTCGGGTTTCCTAATTCGGGTGAACTTGAATCCGTTTCGACTCAGTTCGAATCCATTTCGGGTATTCCTAATTGTTCTGGAGTTTTATGTTGTGTGAGATTTAAGGTTAATGAAGAGATTATAGCAGCTCAATTAGTGGTTGATTCATCATCAAGAATTATTAGTATTATAGCCGGTTTTCGTGGCGATAAGACTGATTTCCAGGTCCTGAAATCATCAACTCTGTTTCAAGATATTGAAAAAGGGACAATTTTGATGAATTCACAAGCTTTGCAGATAAATGATGTGGCTGTGCCTCAGTTTTTTGTTGGTAATGGAGACTACCCTTTGTTAAATTGGTTAATGTTACCATTTGATGAACCTGTTTCTCATTCGAATGAAGAAAAATTCAACAATGCCATTAACTTAATGCGATTGCCAGCAGCTAAAGCCGTTGAGAGTTTGAGAAATTGGGGCATTTTGAGCGAACCGATTGAAGGAGAAATCAAGACTGCAGTGGCTTCTATTGGTGCTTGTTCGATACTTCATAATATGTTGTTATCAAGGGAGGATTATTCAGCATTTTGTGAAGATTTGAGTGACCATTCATTTCAGAAATATCAGAGTTCTTTGAGTATTCCTGGTGATAGTGTTGCATGTGCTATAAGAAGTGCATTAGTCACAAAAGCAACAGAGTTTCAATTACAAAAGCATTAG
- the LOC132064881 gene encoding E3 ubiquitin-protein ligase MBR2 isoform X1 → MQGNRSILDSFPETIDLNQGSVSSNASGDRTVHWDNLPNPVEDRLANSMLSSRENHSRANAVSYNTQNCSAWDQGESSSSASLHDIGHGSNLKIGHGWPSSSSNYVMTNPKSEERRFGPSNVLLPESSTREYGGNHLIGSPTILSNLASAHSPVNANSGDTRLVMRPSVSPAVYMSSSRLEAERPASGVSYNAGTSSGSSSYWAGPPDISGSSMGTWGLSCKRRVLEGSSGQSCGRSSSSNAPENIIQHNFPSQYDASSSLSISPASASVQNTYYSENLYPRNGVGTRVAASDIFPPPLSASGVADTSARNSGGGRNLGNQDTITFGLLPTGTDLGHSSVGSTLVTPRPISVSNSLGSRQPISRPMNSGNPGSHSGVMHISGVPRGLHPVPWDVSPNSRGGSSSSSNVVFADRYALQDEANFRSSIRNSGQPIPFVPAPETRNMVQDPTNWSLATSNASYSRNTPSSSALGRGSSTQAFPTAWMPNQNSATSNNRSSSEISPWTLLPPVESESGSQRGHFPLLPSAASPLQEAEMSSRSSSRGSSSRRNHRNLLRSSLMADFPSNDVDGWRGLAADIEGRHRLIRQVLHAMRRGESRRSEDYMMLDPFVNGVAELHDRHRGMRLDVDNMSYEELLALEERIGSVNTGLSEETIFGRMKQRKHGLICGGSSSEMEPCCICREEYTTGDDMGMLDCGHEFHSNCIKQWLMLKNLCPICKMTALKT, encoded by the exons ATGCAAGGGAACAGAAGCATACTAGATTCCTTTCCAGAAACTATTGATCTTAATCAGGGATCAGTTTCAAGTAATGCTTCTGGAGATCGGACAGTCCATTGGGATAACTTGCCAAATCCAGTGGAGGATCGATTAGCAAATTCCATGCTTTCTTCTAGAGAAAATCATAGTCGTGCTAATGCTGTTAGTTATAACACTCAGAACTGCAGTGCGTGGGATCAAGGTGAGTCTAGCTCCAGTGCCAGTTTGCATGACATTGGTCATGGTAGTAATTTGAAAATAGGACATGGTTGGCCTTCCTCATCAAGTAATTATGTCATGACTAATCCAAAGTCAGAAGAAAGGCGATTTGGACCGTCCAATGTCCTCCTTCCTGAGAGTTCCACAAGGGAATATGGTGGAAATCATCTGATTGGTAGCCCGACAATTTTATCAAATCTTGCCTCAGCTCACAGTCCTGTTAATGCTAACAGTGGTGACACTCGGCTGGTCATGAGACCAAGTGTATCTCCAGCTGTCTACATGTCTAGCAGTAGATTGGAAGCGGAGCGTCCTGCTTCGGGTGTCTCTTACAATGCCGGTACTTCTTCTGGTAGTTCTAGTTATTGGGCCGGCCCCCCTGATATATCAGGTTCTTCCATGGGTACTTGGGGTTTATCCTGTAAGCGCAGGGTCCTCGAAGGCAGTTCTGGGCAGTCTTGTGGTAGAAGTTCAAGCTCCAATGCACCTGAGAACATTATACAGCACAATTTTCCAAGTCAATATGATGCTTCCAGCAGCTTAAGCATATCACCAGCCTCTGCGAGTGTGCAGAATACTTATTACTCGGAAAACCTTTATCCAAGAAATGGGGTTGGAACAAGAGTGGCTGCTTCTGACATATTTCCTCCTCCTTTAAGTGCTAGTGGTGTTGCAGACACCTCAGCTAGAAATTCTGGGGGTGGACGAAACCTTGGGAACCAGGATACAATTACATTTGGTTTACTGCCAACTGGGACTGATTTAGGGCATTCTAGTGTTGGCTCTACTCTTGTGACTCCTCGACCTATTTCAGTATCTAATTCATTGGGCTCCAGACAGCCAATTTCACGGCCAATGAATTCAGGTAACCCAGGAAGCCATTCTGGTGTAATGCACATTTCTGGTGTTCCAAGAGGTTTGCATCCAGTTCCCTGGGACGTATCTCCTAATTCACGAGGTGGTAGTTCATCAAGTTCAAATGTGGTTTTTGCAGATAGATATGCATTACAAGATGAAGCTAACTTCCGGAGCTCAATCAGAAATAGTGGGCAACCTATTCCATTTGTTCCTGCTCCTGAGACTAGAAATATGGTACAGGATCCCACTAATTGGAGTTTAGCTACTTCAAATGCAAGCTATTCCAGAAACACGCCTTCCAGTTCTGCACTCGGTCGTGGGTCAAGTACGCAAGCCTTTCCTACTGCATGGATGCCCAATCAGAACTCAGCAACCAGTAATAATCGTAGTTCTTCAGAAATTTCTCCTTGGACTCTCCTCCCACCTGTTGAGTCTGAGTCTGGAAGTCAGAGAGGTCATTTTCCCCTGCTACCTTCAGCTGCTTCTCCCCTGCAGGAGGCGGAGATGTCATCGCGATCTAGTAGCCGTGGATCTAGTAGCCGTCGCAATCATCGAAACCTCCTTAGATCATCTTTGATGGCCGATTTTCCAAGTAATGATGTGGATGGATGGCGTGGTTTAGCTGCTGATATCGAGGGTCGCCATAGACTG ATTCGTCAAGTCCTGCATGCCATGAGGAGGGGCGAGAGCAGGCGATCCGAG GATTATATGATGCTCGATCCATTTGTCAACGGTGTTGCTGAATTGCATGATAGGCATCGAGGCATGAGGCTCGACGTTGATAACATGTCGTATGAG GAATTATTGGCATTGGAAGAACGTATAGGGAGTGTGAACACCGGATTGAGTGAAGAAACCATTTTTGGTCGTATGAAGCAGCGGAAGCATGGGCTGATATGTGGAGGGTCATCATCAGAAATGGAGCCTTGCTGTATATGTCGG GAGGAATACACAACTGGAGATGACATGGGAATGTTGGATTGTGGTCATGAATTCCATAGTAATTGCATAAAGCAGTGGTTAATGCTGAAGAATCTGTGTCCTATATGTAAGATGACAGCCTTAAAAACTTGA
- the LOC132064879 gene encoding caffeoyl-CoA O-methyltransferase 6 translates to MAETNGAAQETQVAKHQEVGHKSLLQSDALYQYILETSVYPREPEPMKELRELTAKHPWNLMTTSADEGQFLSMLLKLINAKNTMEIGVYTGYSLLATALALPDDGKILAMDINKENYELGLPVIQKAGVAHKIDFREGPALPVLDILVEDKNNHGTYDFIFVDADKDNYLNYHKRIIELVKVGGVIGYDNTLWNGSVVAPPDAPLRKYVRYYRDFVLELNKALAADPRIEICMLPVGDGITLCRRIS, encoded by the exons ATGGCTGAGACTAATGGTGCAGCACAGGAAACTCAAGTAGCCAAACACCAAGAGGTTGGCCACAAGAGTCTTTTGCAAAGTGATGCTCTTTACCAG TACATACTCGAGACTAGCGTATACCCAAGAGAGCCAGAACCCATGAAAGAGCTCAGAGAATTGACTGCTAAGCATCCATG GAATTTAATGACAACCTCAGCAGATGAAGGACAATTCTTGAgcatgttgttgaagttaatcAATGCAAAAAACACCATGGAGATTGGTGTTTACACTGGCTACTCTCTCCTTGCTACTGCTCTTGCTCTTCCTGATGATGGAAAG ATACTGGCAATGGATATTAACAAGGAGAATTACGAACTTGGTTTGCCCGTAATCCAAAAGGCTGGCGTGGCTCACAAGATTGATTTTAGGGAGGGACCTGCTTTGCCTGTTCTTGATATATTGGTTGAAGAC aAAAATAATCATGGCACGTATGATTTCATTTTCGTGGATGCCGACAAGGACAACTACCTTAACTACCACAAGAGGATAATAGAACTGGTAAAAGTTGGTGGTGTGATTGGCTACGACAACACCCTATGGAATGGTTCTGTGGTGGCTCCACCTGATGCTCCATTAAGGAAATATGTTAGGTACTACAGGGACTTTGTATTGGAACTTAACAAAGCTTTAGCAGCTGATCCAAGGATTGAGATTTGTATGCTTCCTGTTGGTGATGGAATTACCCTGTGCCGCCGTATTAGCTGA
- the LOC132064881 gene encoding E3 ubiquitin-protein ligase MBR2 isoform X2 — protein sequence MQGNRSILDSFPETIDLNQGSVSSNASGDRTVHWDNLPNPVEDRLANSMLSSRENHSRANAVSYNTQNCSAWDQGESSSSASLHDIGHGSNLKIGHGWPSSSSNYVMTNPKSEERRFGPSNVLLPESSTREYGGNHLIGSPTILSNLASAHSPVNANSGDTRLVMRPSVSPAVYMSSSRLEAERPASGVSYNAGTSSGSSSYWAGPPDISGSSMGTWGLSCKRRVLEGSSGQSCGRSSSSNAPENIIQHNFPSQYDASSSLSISPASASVQNTYYSENLYPRNGVGTRVAASDIFPPPLSASGVADTSARNSGGGRNLGNQDTITFGLLPTGTDLGHSSVGSTLVTPRPISVSNSLGSRQPISRPMNSGNPGSHSGVMHISGVPRDRYALQDEANFRSSIRNSGQPIPFVPAPETRNMVQDPTNWSLATSNASYSRNTPSSSALGRGSSTQAFPTAWMPNQNSATSNNRSSSEISPWTLLPPVESESGSQRGHFPLLPSAASPLQEAEMSSRSSSRGSSSRRNHRNLLRSSLMADFPSNDVDGWRGLAADIEGRHRLIRQVLHAMRRGESRRSEDYMMLDPFVNGVAELHDRHRGMRLDVDNMSYEELLALEERIGSVNTGLSEETIFGRMKQRKHGLICGGSSSEMEPCCICREEYTTGDDMGMLDCGHEFHSNCIKQWLMLKNLCPICKMTALKT from the exons ATGCAAGGGAACAGAAGCATACTAGATTCCTTTCCAGAAACTATTGATCTTAATCAGGGATCAGTTTCAAGTAATGCTTCTGGAGATCGGACAGTCCATTGGGATAACTTGCCAAATCCAGTGGAGGATCGATTAGCAAATTCCATGCTTTCTTCTAGAGAAAATCATAGTCGTGCTAATGCTGTTAGTTATAACACTCAGAACTGCAGTGCGTGGGATCAAGGTGAGTCTAGCTCCAGTGCCAGTTTGCATGACATTGGTCATGGTAGTAATTTGAAAATAGGACATGGTTGGCCTTCCTCATCAAGTAATTATGTCATGACTAATCCAAAGTCAGAAGAAAGGCGATTTGGACCGTCCAATGTCCTCCTTCCTGAGAGTTCCACAAGGGAATATGGTGGAAATCATCTGATTGGTAGCCCGACAATTTTATCAAATCTTGCCTCAGCTCACAGTCCTGTTAATGCTAACAGTGGTGACACTCGGCTGGTCATGAGACCAAGTGTATCTCCAGCTGTCTACATGTCTAGCAGTAGATTGGAAGCGGAGCGTCCTGCTTCGGGTGTCTCTTACAATGCCGGTACTTCTTCTGGTAGTTCTAGTTATTGGGCCGGCCCCCCTGATATATCAGGTTCTTCCATGGGTACTTGGGGTTTATCCTGTAAGCGCAGGGTCCTCGAAGGCAGTTCTGGGCAGTCTTGTGGTAGAAGTTCAAGCTCCAATGCACCTGAGAACATTATACAGCACAATTTTCCAAGTCAATATGATGCTTCCAGCAGCTTAAGCATATCACCAGCCTCTGCGAGTGTGCAGAATACTTATTACTCGGAAAACCTTTATCCAAGAAATGGGGTTGGAACAAGAGTGGCTGCTTCTGACATATTTCCTCCTCCTTTAAGTGCTAGTGGTGTTGCAGACACCTCAGCTAGAAATTCTGGGGGTGGACGAAACCTTGGGAACCAGGATACAATTACATTTGGTTTACTGCCAACTGGGACTGATTTAGGGCATTCTAGTGTTGGCTCTACTCTTGTGACTCCTCGACCTATTTCAGTATCTAATTCATTGGGCTCCAGACAGCCAATTTCACGGCCAATGAATTCAGGTAACCCAGGAAGCCATTCTGGTGTAATGCACATTTCTGGTGTTCCAAGAG ATAGATATGCATTACAAGATGAAGCTAACTTCCGGAGCTCAATCAGAAATAGTGGGCAACCTATTCCATTTGTTCCTGCTCCTGAGACTAGAAATATGGTACAGGATCCCACTAATTGGAGTTTAGCTACTTCAAATGCAAGCTATTCCAGAAACACGCCTTCCAGTTCTGCACTCGGTCGTGGGTCAAGTACGCAAGCCTTTCCTACTGCATGGATGCCCAATCAGAACTCAGCAACCAGTAATAATCGTAGTTCTTCAGAAATTTCTCCTTGGACTCTCCTCCCACCTGTTGAGTCTGAGTCTGGAAGTCAGAGAGGTCATTTTCCCCTGCTACCTTCAGCTGCTTCTCCCCTGCAGGAGGCGGAGATGTCATCGCGATCTAGTAGCCGTGGATCTAGTAGCCGTCGCAATCATCGAAACCTCCTTAGATCATCTTTGATGGCCGATTTTCCAAGTAATGATGTGGATGGATGGCGTGGTTTAGCTGCTGATATCGAGGGTCGCCATAGACTG ATTCGTCAAGTCCTGCATGCCATGAGGAGGGGCGAGAGCAGGCGATCCGAG GATTATATGATGCTCGATCCATTTGTCAACGGTGTTGCTGAATTGCATGATAGGCATCGAGGCATGAGGCTCGACGTTGATAACATGTCGTATGAG GAATTATTGGCATTGGAAGAACGTATAGGGAGTGTGAACACCGGATTGAGTGAAGAAACCATTTTTGGTCGTATGAAGCAGCGGAAGCATGGGCTGATATGTGGAGGGTCATCATCAGAAATGGAGCCTTGCTGTATATGTCGG GAGGAATACACAACTGGAGATGACATGGGAATGTTGGATTGTGGTCATGAATTCCATAGTAATTGCATAAAGCAGTGGTTAATGCTGAAGAATCTGTGTCCTATATGTAAGATGACAGCCTTAAAAACTTGA